From the genome of Schaalia dentiphila ATCC 17982, one region includes:
- a CDS encoding NAD(P)H-dependent oxidoreductase, translated as MSNVLIVSGHPRTGDDSVANKTILEELAVLLPDAEIDHLDELYPNYTFDVEAEQEKLRNADVIVLQYPLWWYGWPALLQKWMEDVFVRGFSHGSSGTALRGKKLVVSVTTGASQAYYAPEAVDFNDLLTPAKATCALTGIEFAGSLPLYGVSYANRTDEAARADMVQRSREHAKRLAEFVSSL; from the coding sequence ATGTCCAACGTTCTGATTGTGTCGGGACACCCGCGCACCGGCGATGATTCGGTTGCGAATAAGACGATCCTGGAGGAGCTGGCGGTCCTGCTTCCCGACGCCGAGATTGATCATCTCGACGAGCTGTATCCCAACTACACGTTCGACGTTGAGGCGGAGCAGGAGAAGCTTCGCAACGCGGACGTCATCGTCTTGCAGTATCCGCTGTGGTGGTATGGCTGGCCGGCGCTGCTGCAGAAGTGGATGGAGGACGTGTTTGTGCGCGGTTTCAGCCACGGGTCTTCGGGTACGGCTCTGCGCGGTAAGAAGCTGGTCGTGTCGGTAACGACGGGGGCTTCTCAGGCTTACTACGCGCCAGAAGCCGTCGATTTCAACGACTTGCTGACGCCCGCGAAGGCCACGTGTGCGCTGACGGGCATCGAGTTTGCGGGGAGCCTTCCCCTGTACGGGGTGTCGTACGCGAATCGCACGGATGAGGCGGCGCGCGCCGACATGGTGCAGCGTTCGCGCGAGCACGCGAAGCGCCTCGCGGAGTTCGTCTCCTCCCTCTGA